The proteins below come from a single Bactrocera dorsalis isolate Fly_Bdor chromosome 5, ASM2337382v1, whole genome shotgun sequence genomic window:
- the LOC105222435 gene encoding protein Gemin2, translating to MTTKKDILYEVDRNQKRKSNIYNTDKETTEDTTVNGGSPMETFQQQALEIREPGPNFDPSVAPKDGDEYLMHMLYERKNCPAVMVREPNKCKKNRTAAALAENFKDEDEPLKSIAYNGILPTKEWKDYQIKDFEATREKIVLLRLELHRQRYDQTLEPPLIADPIAWHQFCHDNPPYLKTILRFSQRTLEQLLEFICDWLRVGEEKVVLENISSEDDIMPSTSSAGCNENMKPAILDLTDANAWLGTWLYGALTCLHIPIEPEVHSTLRDIARVCIRLRGRLPATASGKAVPYNLFILLIAKAFGQMDFAEFV from the exons ATGACCACCAAGAAGGACATTTTGTATGAAGTGGATCGAAACCAAAAGCGCAAATCAAATATCTACAATACCGATAAAGAAACAACTGAGGATACTACCGTCAATGGTGGTAGTCCAATGGAAACATTTCAACAACAG GCTTTAGAAATACGAGAACCCGGTCCTAATTTCGATCCCTCTGTAGCACCAAAAGACGGCGATGAATATCTTATGCATATGTTgtatgaacgaaaaaattgCCCAGCTGTAATGGTACGGGAGCCGAACAAGTGTAAAAAGAATAGAACTGCCGCTGCTTTggccgaaaatttcaaagatgaAGAC GAACCTTTGAAATCTATCGCTTATAACGGAATACTGCCTACAAAAGAGTGGAAGGACTATCAGATTAAAGATTTTGAAGCTACGCGCGAGAAAATAGTGCTTCTACGTTTAGAACTGCACAGACAACGATACGACCAAACGCTGGAACCTCCATTAATAGCTGATCCAATTGCATGGCATCAATTCTGTCACGACAATCCACCATacctaaaaacaattttgcgCTTCAGCCAACGCACCTTAGAACAActtttggaatttatttgtgATTGGCTGCGTGTTGGTGAAGAGAAAGTAGTTTTGGAAAACATTTCTTCAGAGGACGACATAATGCCTTCGACTTCAAGTGCCGGTtgcaatgaaaatatgaaaccGGCCATATTAGATCTCACAGATGCAAATGCGTGGTTAGGTACGTGGTTATATGGTGCCTTAACCTGCCTACATATACCCATTGAACCAGAGGTGCATAGTACTTTGCGCGACATAGCACGTGTTTGCATACGATTGCGGGGTCGTTTACCAGCCACAGCATCGGGTAAAGCTGTGCCATACAATTTATTCATACTATTGATTGCAAAGGCATTTGGACAAATGGACTTTGCCGAATTCGTTTGA
- the LOC105222422 gene encoding uncharacterized protein LOC105222422 isoform X1 yields the protein MYPKRLLVKIEFQLHAVTCPGVWLCTHGYLEVTIKTLGYFFRTGAMEPRFPLLCHDKFSMDGYFKSVGSRNDLERVLAAEQMEITLWQNGRRMAFFIGKLADVMKSDIPKLSCEHNINVQLLMKATPAFPGIIAPKVELSAHIGVQDRPQRDEENEKFVHQSDNNINLKKLEFEAKCKLNRHTQQSLSPTNNCFNYLEEKRRQRPVCHLKTNCGSGFSKKSSVFPCSNAPKSYKIDAVSGQNSERRLSTDSSNFSNTSSYNLSQVTRMSSPSQQCHSICTVSSISAPDDHLRRCETCQSYRKVFYSKYYTNLHTQSY from the exons ATGTATCCGAAACGTTTGCTTGTTAAAATAGAATTTCAGTTACATGCG GTGACTTGTCCCGGGGTGTGGCTTTGTACACATGGTTATTTGGAGGTTACTATCAAAACATTGGGTTACTTTTTTCGTACCGGAGCTATGGAGCCACGTTTCCCCCTGCTCTGCCATGACAAATTCAGTATGGATGGCTACTTTAAGTCTGTCGGCTCACGGAATGACCTGGAACGCGTGTTAGCCGCTGAGCAAATGGAGATAACGCTTTGGCAGAACGGGCGACGCATGGCGTTCTTTATTGGTAAACTGGCCGATGTAATGAAATCAGATATACCTAAATTGTCCTGTGAACACAATATCAATGTACAACTTCTGATGAAAGCCACGCCAGCATTTccg GGAATTATTGCACCTAAAGTGGAGTTAAGCGCGCATATAGGTGTTCAGGACCGTCCACAACGGGATgaggaaaatgaaaaatttgtacaTCAGTCTGACAACAATATAAATTTGAAGAAACTAGAATTTGAAGCTAAATGCAAACTAAACCGGCACACTCAGCAGTCACTATCTCCcacaaataattgttttaacTATTTGGAAGAGAAACGACGTCAGCGACCAGTTTGCCACCTGAAAACAAATTGTGGCAGTGG GTTTTCAAAGAAAAGTAGTGTTTTTCCTTGCTCGAATGCGCCAAAGTCATACAAAATAGATGCAGTGTCAGGTCAAAACAGCGAACGTCGCCTTTCAACAGATTCTAG TAATTTCAGTAATACTAGTTCGTACAATCTCAGCCAAGTTACGCGTATGAGTAGTCCCTCACAACAATGTCATTCTATTTGCACAGTTTCCTCGATATCAGCGCCGGACGACCACCTGCGTCGATGTGAGACCTGTCAATCGTACCGAAAAGTGTTCTATagcaaatattatacaaatttacacaCACAGAGCTACTGA
- the LOC105222422 gene encoding uncharacterized protein LOC105222422 isoform X2 → MEPRFPLLCHDKFSMDGYFKSVGSRNDLERVLAAEQMEITLWQNGRRMAFFIGKLADVMKSDIPKLSCEHNINVQLLMKATPAFPGIIAPKVELSAHIGVQDRPQRDEENEKFVHQSDNNINLKKLEFEAKCKLNRHTQQSLSPTNNCFNYLEEKRRQRPVCHLKTNCGSGFSKKSSVFPCSNAPKSYKIDAVSGQNSERRLSTDSSNFSNTSSYNLSQVTRMSSPSQQCHSICTVSSISAPDDHLRRCETCQSYRKVFYSKYYTNLHTQSY, encoded by the exons ATGGAGCCACGTTTCCCCCTGCTCTGCCATGACAAATTCAGTATGGATGGCTACTTTAAGTCTGTCGGCTCACGGAATGACCTGGAACGCGTGTTAGCCGCTGAGCAAATGGAGATAACGCTTTGGCAGAACGGGCGACGCATGGCGTTCTTTATTGGTAAACTGGCCGATGTAATGAAATCAGATATACCTAAATTGTCCTGTGAACACAATATCAATGTACAACTTCTGATGAAAGCCACGCCAGCATTTccg GGAATTATTGCACCTAAAGTGGAGTTAAGCGCGCATATAGGTGTTCAGGACCGTCCACAACGGGATgaggaaaatgaaaaatttgtacaTCAGTCTGACAACAATATAAATTTGAAGAAACTAGAATTTGAAGCTAAATGCAAACTAAACCGGCACACTCAGCAGTCACTATCTCCcacaaataattgttttaacTATTTGGAAGAGAAACGACGTCAGCGACCAGTTTGCCACCTGAAAACAAATTGTGGCAGTGG GTTTTCAAAGAAAAGTAGTGTTTTTCCTTGCTCGAATGCGCCAAAGTCATACAAAATAGATGCAGTGTCAGGTCAAAACAGCGAACGTCGCCTTTCAACAGATTCTAG TAATTTCAGTAATACTAGTTCGTACAATCTCAGCCAAGTTACGCGTATGAGTAGTCCCTCACAACAATGTCATTCTATTTGCACAGTTTCCTCGATATCAGCGCCGGACGACCACCTGCGTCGATGTGAGACCTGTCAATCGTACCGAAAAGTGTTCTATagcaaatattatacaaatttacacaCACAGAGCTACTGA
- the LOC105222443 gene encoding UPF0489 protein C5orf22 homolog: MEGDSNEHSASSAVEISPKGVIEASDGLVESSSAVSESVSAKKIDTVNAPKETTESEAVTEEQPPTKRPKSDLDEESGLGNVSTTSIAGTVSDRVALKPKDFTLDTEVLNNAQPRKFQRIPIFIADYHNDVLEFIYRCLATRHLPLENNILIHFDSHPDMVISREIPASASYDKETMLAELSIENWIMPACYAGHFNRVIWLKNSWCQQIPIGKYSFKIGHKNDKISVDCPLDYFISEGNYCDTKELLDTRNMELQVINVDTSSSSAPIDTAQFIKEADGPNFVLDIDLDFFSTSNPFLEIYKDANCYEQLTDIFHFEPEVKDCGGTTERRKLQLEALKKIFEHLEETRTLDGLTPAPDPNIIAPETYARIENLAKSLQKHYADDEIDWLLIYDSGSTTDTNGLPHHISTSKELEQYIGQFKCLLQNLPTPPVLITMACSAEDDYCPKHQVGVIQERVLEVLREVFGDRLHDKPILHYLDEEWDVMQL, translated from the exons ATGGAAGGAGATTCAAATGAACATAGTGCCTCGTCCGCGGTGGAGATATCACCAAAAGGGGTAATAGAGGCTAGTGATGGACTTGTAGAATCATCGTCGGCGGTAAGTGAAAGCGTGTCAGCGAAAAAGATTGATACGGTTAATGCTCCAAAAGAAACGACTGAAAGCGAGGCGGTAACGGAGGAACAACCGCCAACAAAGCGCCCCAAATCTGATTTAGACGAAGAAAGTGGTTTGGGGAATGTCTCCACCACTTCTATAGCAGGAACTGTATCAGATAGAGTTGCGTTAAAGCCGAAAGATTTTACTTTGGATACAGAAGTTTTGAATAATGCACAACCGCGCAAATTCCAACGCATCCCTATTTTTATTGCGGACTATCACAATGATGTGTTAGAATTTATATATCGTTGTTTGGCCACTCGACACCTGCCGTTGGAGAATAATATACTAATACATTTTGATTCGCATCCTGATATGGTTATATCACGAGAAATTCCAGCTAGTGCTTCTTATGACAAGGAAACCATGTTGGCAGAGCTTAGcattgaaaattggattatGCCGGCTTGCTATGCag gtcACTTCAATAGAGTTATTTGGTTGAAAAATTCTTGGTGTCAACAAATTCCTATAGGTAAATACAGCTTTAAGATTGGCCATAAGAATGATAAAATTAGTGTAGATTGCCCGCTTGATTATTTTATATCTGAGGGTAACTACTGTGATACAAAAGAGTTGCTGGATACGCGCAATATGGAACTGCAAGTAATTAATGTAGATACTTCGAGTAGCAGTGCACCAATTGACACCGCACAGTTCATTAAAGAGGCAGATGGACCAAATTTTGTATTAGACATTGATTTGGATTTCTTCAGTACTTCCAAtccatttttagaaatttataaaGATGCAAATTGTTATGAACAACTCACAGATATTTTCCACTTTGAACCAGAAGTCAAAGACTGTGGTGGCACAACTGAGCGACGCAAATTGCAATTGGAAGCACTAAAAAAGATATTTGAACATTTGGAAGAAACAAGAACGTTGGATGGTCTAACACCGGCCCCTGATCCGAACATTATTGCGCCAGAGACTTATGCTCGCATTGAGAATCTAGCAAAATCACTACAGAAACATTATGCAGACGATGAAATAGACTGGCTGCTAATATATGATTCAGGTAGTACAACCGATACAAATGGATTACCACACCACATTAGCACATCCAAAGAATTGGAACAATATATCGgacaatttaaatgtttattacaaaatttaccCACTCCGCCGGTGCTCATAACAATGGCTTGCTCTGCCGAAGATGATTACTGTCCCAAACATCAAGTGGGAGTTATTCAAGAAAGAGTATTGGAAGTGTTGCGAGAAGTCTTTGGGGATCGTTTGCATGATAAACCTATACTTCATTATTTGGACGAAGAATGGGATGTAATGCAGTTGTAA